ACCCGTATGGTCACACTATTTCGAAGCAACGCAAAAGCTGTTTCATCCGTTGTGTCATCTCCCGCGTAGAAGACCAGCTTGCGGCCAGGAATCTGCTGAAGCAGGTCCTTTGCTGCTTTCCCTTTGTTGCCCATGTCGTTCGGGTAAATTTCCCAGATTTTTTTCCCTGCTAGCAAGCCGAAGCCAGGCCCCAGGCCGGTGAGCGCTTCTTTGACGATGGCGGAGGCTTTCTCCACAGCCGGTTTACGGGCGCCCCGGTAGTGAACGCCGAAGCAGATTCCTTTGTCCTCCACTCTTATTCCCGGAATTTCGCGCACCTGTCGCTGGACCCACCGCATGCATTTCCGAAGCTGGCGAGTGCCCGGCAAGTCAGGAGGCTGCCCGGTATTCCGTTCCCAGCCGTGCAGCCCGAAATAGATGGCGCCCTCCACCCGCGCCCGGAGCTGCAGGTCATTGAGTTGCCGTCCGCTGATGAAGCAAAGGGTAACCCTCTTGCGGCGAACCAGATTGCGTAGCACGGTCCGCGTAGCCTCGCCGAGGAACACTTCCTTGGGCTTGTGGCGCAGCCGCACCAGGGTCCCGTCAAAATCAAGAAACAAAACAATATGCCTTGCCCGCCGGGCACGGTGGGCCACTTTTTCCCAGCCATCGAAGAGGTGTTGAGGCCTCAGGCTCTCCTGGGATGGAGAGGCTTTGGGTGAGTCATTCCGTGGTGCCGAATCAGACGGGCGGAGACGGATGTGTCTGGTTTTTGCCATGGTTGCTGGTTTTGGCGGGCACCCGAGATGGCTAACCCTGAAGCGCTTAAACTTAAAAAGCAGCACTAACCTTTTCGCTATCGGACATTCAACGGCTCAGGTTTTTCGAGCCGGACTTCTGAAAGTTCGCGGACCAGTCTCGCCGCCCAGCGATAGATGTTATGCTCGCGGACCACTCGCCGCATGCGCTGCATCCGGAGCCTCTTCTCTTCAAGGTCCATCGAGAGCGCGAATTTGATGGCTTCCGCCAGTTGCTCGGTGTCGTAGGGATTGACAATAAGAGCATCGCGCAATTCGCGGCAGGCGCCCGTAAAGCGGCTCAGGATGAGGACTCCCTGGCCGTCGTTGCGTGTCGCAACAAACTCCTTGGCCACCAGGTTCATGCCGTCGTGGAGCGAGGTCACCATGCAAAAGTCAGCAGCCTTGTAGTAACGCACGATCTCCTGGTGGCTGTGGTGCCGTTTGAGCAGAATTATAGGCTTCCATGCGCCCCGTTGAAACCGGCTGTTAATTCGCTGGGCTTCCGATTCAATTTCCTGAACCAGGTTGCGGTAATGCTGGATGTCGATGCGGCTGGGGGCCCCAATCTGGACAAAGGTGAATCTTTTCTGATAGGCAGGGTATTTTTCGAGGAACCGTTCGACGCCGCTGAAACGCTCCATGATCCCTTTCGTGTAGTCCATTCGGTCGACACCCAGGCCCATCAGGTTACCTTCCCCTCCAACCTCTTTTAAGATGTCTTCGGGCCCGGGCGAGCCGGCCAGAGCAGCGGTGTCTGCCGCCTCGTTATCAAATACAACGCTTACAGGAAACGGGCGCACCAGTGTGAAATGTCCACGGCGGTTGACGGCAAAACGGTCCCATTCAATCCGGCATTCGAGTGCGCGGTCAACCGTTTCGAGAAAATTATTGCAATGGTTCTGAATGTGGAAGCCGGCGATATCAGCGCCCAGCAATCCGTCCAGGAGTTCCCGCTGCCAGGGGCAGATGCCGAAAGCTTCGGCGTTCGGCCAGGGAATATGCCAGAAGATCGCCACTCGCGCATCCGGCCGTTTCTCTTTTACCATTCGCGGGAGCAAAGCAAAATGATAGTCATGAATCAGAACGGCAGGCTCCTGCGTACCCTCCAATTCCTGGAGCAAAGCCCTGGCAAATTTCTGGTTAGCCGCCTTGTACTGTCTCCAGTCCGCCTCACGAAAGGTCGGGCGGGTGTGAGCGATATGGCAGAGAGGCCAAAGACCTTCGTTGGCAAAGCCGAGGTAGAATCCCTGTTCTTCCTCCTTGCTAAGCCAGACTCTCCTCAAAGTGTAATGGGGGTTGTCGGGGGGCACGCGCAGGCGGTCTTTGCTATCCACCGTTTCGCGATCAGCGTTTCCGGCCCCGGCCGCCACCCATGTCCCGTCGCAGGCCCGCAAGATGGGCTCAAGCGAAGTCACCAGACCGCTGGCCGGCACCAGGCATTTTATGCCGCCACCGTCGTGGACATGCATGTAGGGTTCGCGGTTTGAAACTGCAAAGATCGGTTTATCCCGAAAATGATTTCGCACGTGCACGCGCAGCCGTTCCGCCGTCCAGATAGCTTCATTCGCTTCGCGCAATCGGGCTTCTTCTTCAGCGGCTGTGCGAGCGACTTCCAGGGTTTTGGCAAGCTGTGTTACCTCGTGCGCGATCGGCTGGAAGAATTCCTCGGCCGGCAGCGAAGCTGCCCGAAGCCCTTTGCCGGTCCTCAGCGCACGCAGCCATTGGGCGGTCTTTGTGACAGGCTCCAGGATGCTGATGCGGATGATCAGCAGACAGATGAAAGCGATGAGGAGCGTTTCCACCAACAGGCGGAGAAACGTATCGCGCCACAGGCGGAAAGACTGGTCCTCAATGAAGCTCGTATCGTGGTAGATCGCCAGGATACCCTGCAGGCCGTCATTTCCACGGATGGGCAGCGCGTAAACTTCCATCGGTACGCCATTCAGGTTGAAGAACTGGCTCACGCCTTTGTCAAGAAAAATTGCCTGGCGGACCGCATAAGGGGCAATGTCCAGTTGCGTCTCCAACGCGCTGGCAACCGCGATCTTGTTGCCATGTCTGTCGTAGACCGCAACCCCGTCCAAGCCTTCACGGTTTTCAAAACGGTCCAGAAGCTGCTGCAAGGGGGCCCAGGACTGGCTGGCGAGAAAAGGTTCAACGTTGTCCACAAGGCTTTCCGCAAGGATTTCCGCCCGCTTCTCCAGGTCGCCTCGAAGTGAGCGTTTCTCAGAACGTACCTGGAAATAGGCGAAGACAAAGGCTACCAGTGTAATACTGATTGTCAGCGATATAATGAGCCTGTGGCGAACACGCATAATGTAGTTTTTACATCATCTTCCCTGCGATGACTTCACAGGAGTAAACTCAACCACTAATAGCTGTACGATCATATTACCGCGCAACTATTGCCCGTTGACCTGGAATGGCTCGTGGTCTCTATTATAAGGCATGATGGAGGTGAATGGTGGATTTTAAGGATCGAGTGGCTATTGTCACGGGTGGAACGGGCGCTCTGGGGCGGGCGGTCACTATAGACCTGCTCAAAAGTGGTACACATGTTGCAGTGCCTTACCTGGGAGAAAGTAGTTGGCAATCACTCCGAACGGCTGGCGAGGTTCTCTCTGACCGCCTGACGGGTGGGCAGGTAGACCTCGGAAATTCCTCTGACGTAGACGGATTCATTTCCACGGTGTTCGAGCATCACGGCCGCGTGGATTTCCTGGTTTGCGTGGCGGGAGGATTTGCCGCCGGCAGGAGTTTTGAAACCGACGACCAAGCGTGGGCTCATATGTTTGATCTCAACCTCATGAGCGTTGTCCGGATTTTGCGCCCGGTGGTTCCCCTGATGGTTCGCCAGAATTTCGGGCGAATCGTCACGATTTCGAGTGGGGCCATCCTGAAGGGCGGGGGGGCCGGAATCGTGCCCTATGCGGTCTCAAAAGGGGCAGTATTGCAGCTCACTGAGATTCTTGCGCAGGAGCTTGAGAAGTACGACATTCGCGCGCATTGCGTTTTGCCCGGGACAATGGACACAGAGGCAAATCGCAAAGCGATGCCGAAAGCCGACTTTTCCAAATGGGTCCGGACAGAAGATGTGGCCAATGTCATCCATTTTCTGCTGGGCGACCAGTCACGTGCCGTGCGTAACGTTGCTGTGCCCGTGCTCGGCTAGGCTTGCGGAAGACACTGTCCAGTCTTGGTTGATACACGCCCCTTTTTGATGACAGGCGCGAGCGCCAGGAAATATCGGATATTCCTGACGGCTTTGGCTATCCACGGAATTTCGCTTGACGTCCAGCGCTCGCTGCATTAGCGTTGCTGCTATCAATGATTGAAACTCACCTCACGGGCCTCTGGCAAGGTCTTGCAGATTCCCTGAAGGGTCTTTAAAAATCGTAGCCTCAGGACGCCATATGAGAGCAAGAACTCCCTGCAGGTCGTTTATTACTGGTGTGGTGCTCGGATGGGCAACCCTGGTCCTTCCGGTAGCGCCCGCACATGCACAAAGGGGAAGCGGCCAACCGTGGATGAACCAGAGGCTCTCAGCCGAACGCAGAGCTGACCTCCTGATCCAGGCGATGACACTGAAGGACAAGGTTGGCTTAGTCCACGGCGTTAACAGGAAAGAGCACCCGTTCAAGGGGTATGTGGGGTATGTTCCGGGGAACCCGCGGCTGCATATTCCAGCGCTTAAGCTTGCCGATGGGCGTGCGGGAGTAGGGAACAATGCCACAGGTGTAACGCTTCTGCCCGCCCCCATCGCCGCGGCCGCCAGTTGGGACACTTCTCTGCTGGAAGCCTTTGGCCAGGTTATCGGCAAAGAGCAGTGGGGGAAGGGGACGAATGTTGAACTGGGTCCCACCATCGACGTTGTTCGTGTTCCCCAATGGGGACGGACATTTGAAACCTATGGTGAAGACCCCTACTTCAACGGACGAATGGCTGCTGCCGAGGTCAAGGGTATCCAGAGCCAGGGGCCTGTTGCGAACGCGAATATGTATCTGACCATGAACCAGGAGAACGACCGGTTCCATATTGATTCCGTGGTGGATGAGAGGACTTTACAGGAAATTTATCTGCCGCCATTTCAAGCCGCGGTTTCCAGCGGCGTCGGTACTTTCATGTGTGCCTATATCAAGACGAACGGTGTTTACTCTTGCGAGAACCCGCACGTGCTGGCTGATCTTCTCAAGAAGCAACTGGACTTTGGCGGCTGGGTCATGAGCGACTGGGGTGGTACGCATTCTACAGCTGCTTCCGCAAGCGCAGGCCTCGATCAGGAAATGCCTGACGATCATTACTATGGCGAGGCGCTTGAACAAGCAGTTACAAATGGCCAGGTAAGCATGGCGACTCTGGACGAGCACGTCAGGAGAATCCTGGTGACAATTTTCCGGTACGGTCTTTTTGACCGGGAACAGTCCGGCACCTGGGAGTCAAACGTTCGCAGCCCGGAGCACGACGCCTTTTCACGCAGCGTCGCCGAGCAGGGAACTGTCCTGCTCAAGAACGAAAGCGATATTCTTCCGCTCTCCGGAGTTTCTTCGATTGCGGTAATCGGCGCAGACGGTGAAGAAAAGTCCCAGGTTGAGGGCACCGGAAGCTCTGCCGTTGTCGCGCCGTATGTAGTGAGTCCACTCGAAGGCATCCGCAAGCGCGCCGGCGAGGGGATCAACGTTACCTACGCGGATGGCAGCGACATTGCCGGAGCCGCCCGCATGGCAAAGTCTGCTGAAGTTGCAATCGTGTTTGTTAACACCGTTGAGGGGGAAGGCCACGACCGATCGAACCTTGAGCTTCCAGGGAATCAGGACCAGCTTATCTCAACCGTCGCTTCGGCTAACCCTAGGACCATCGTGGTTTTGAATACTGGCGGCCCGGTGCTGATGCCCTGGATTAATCATGTTAGCAGCGTCGTTGAAGCGTGGTACCCAGGACAGGAAGACGGCAACGCCATCGCGGCGATTCTATTCGGGGACGCTAATCCGGCGGGAAAACTGCCGCTGACGTTTCCGCGTACGGCGGAAAAGATTCCAACCAGCACTCCGCAGCAGTGGCCCGGTGTGAACGGCAAGTCCATCTACAGTGAAAAGCTCAATGTCGGTTACCGGTGGTATGATGCCACCGGCGCCGAACCGCTGTTTCCGTTCGGGTTTGGCTTGTCGTACACGACGTTTCGGCTGAGCCGCCTCGAAGTCACACCCACACGCCTGAGTAAGAGGCCAGGCATCATTCATGCAACGCTGGATGTCACCAACACGGGCCGCCGTGCCGGGGCTGAGGTGGTCGAGGCTTACATCAGCCAGCCTTCCAATCATGGGGAGCCGCCGCGACAGTTGTGCGCTTTTGCCAAGGCCTTTTTGAAACCGGGTGAAACCAGGCAGGTTCACCTTACTGTTTCGTCAACCGCACTTTCGTATTACGACACATCAGCACACCGCTGGATTCTGGCTGCAGGCAGATACCGGATTCTGGTGGGGACTTCTTCCCGCGATCTGCCGCTGCAGAGAGATGTAACTATAACGGACAGCTCGCATTGACAATCGTTGTATGGCGCAGGGGACCGCCGCTCCTTGCGGCCCGGCGAGCTTCCGCCCAACCGCTTCGCGGGATAATCCACAAATTGCTGTCATGTATTCGGGGTTACAGCCTTGATTGACATTCACGGAGGGGTGACGTAGAGTACGCTTTTCCTGCAGTCACTGTCGATCATGCAGCTTTGTTCCAACCCACGTGGAGATATTGTCCAACTGACGTCTGCTTGTAAAAGGGAATTGATGGGGCTGCCCGATATTGTTCCCGTTTTCACATTGGCTGTACCGAAGGAGGAGGTTGATGTTCATGTCCACACCCAATGAAGCAAATGCGCCGGCTCTGGCAATGGGGCGGCCGGGAGGGAGGATTTTCAACTTCAGCCCCGGACCGGCCATGCTTCCCGACGCCGTAATGCTGCGTGTGCAGCAAGAATTCCTGAATTATGGGGGCATTGGCGCTTCAATCATCGAAATCAGCCATCGCTCCAAGGACTTTGTGGCTGTTGTGGAAGAGGCCGTTGCACTTTTTCGGGAACTTGTTTCGCTGCCGGAAAACTATGCAGTACTTTTCGTGCACGGCGGAGCCCGCATGCAGTTTTCCGCGATACCGATGAACCTGATTGGGCTGAAGCCCGCGCGGCGGGCAGCCTACGTTGAAACGGGAGTGTTCTCGGGCACTGCAATCAAAGATGCCGCTCCTTATGGCACGATTGAGACCGTCGCCAGCGGCCAGAACGATAACTTCGTGCGCATCCCGGAGCTGGACCTCGAGCGTATCCCCGGCGACGCTTCGTATCTTCACATCACCACCAACAATACGGCTTATGGAACGCGATGGAACAGGTTTCCCGAAGCGGGTGACATACCGGTGGTGGCGGATACAACTTCTGAAATCCTGTCGCGCGTGATGGATTATTCACGGTTTGGGGTGGTTTATGCGAGCCTTCAAAAGAACCTGGGCCCCGGCGGGACCGCCATCGTGGTCATTCGTAAGGACCTGCTTGGCCACGCGCTGCCCATGACCCCGCCCTTGCTCGACTACGCGGCCGTGGAGAAAGGCCAATCACTTGTTAACACGCCGAGCACTTTCAACATTTACTTCACTCGTGAAGTCTTGCGCTGGATGAAACACCTGGGAGGCGTGGGCGAGATCGAACGCCGCAACAATCAGAAGGCACAGCTCCTCTACGACGTGCTTGACCATTCGAGTTTTTACAAACCTTTGGTGGACAAGGCGCACCGTTCCACGATGAACGTCACGTTTGACCTGCCTGCGCCTGAGGCGCTCGAAGCATTTCTCAAGCAGGCAGGCAAGGAAGGGCTCTATTCTTTGAAGGGTTATCGCGCAGTCGGGGGAGTGCGCGCTTCCATCTATAACGGCATGCCGCTTGAAGGCGTTGAGGCCCTCGTATCGTTTATGAAAGAGTTTGAGAAGTCCCATGGGTAGAAACCGGGGCGGTGCCTGACTGTAAATCACGATCGCAACGAAGGGAGCCTGTGCCGGCCAGGAGGTTGACCTGATTTTTGGCACGGCGAACGACATGAAAATCCTGGTTGCGGACAACGTTTCTCAGAAGGCGGTGGAAGTCCTTCAGTCGGACAGTTCGTGGAACGTGGTTTTCCTGCCCAAACAGAAAAACCTCTCGCTGACCGAAGAAATTAAAGACGCCGACGCGCTGGTGGTACGAAGCGCCACGAAGGTAGACGCCGACCTGCTGGCGCATGCCAAATGCCTGCGTGCTATCGGGCGGGCCGGTGTGGGCGTGGATAACGTGGACCTCGAGGCGGCCACGAGGCACGGTATCGTGGTGATGAACACTCCAGGGGGCAGCGCGACCAGCGTGGCGGAGCAGGCGGTAGGGTTTCTGGTATCACTGGCGAGGCGCATTCCGCAGGCAGACGCCTCAATGAAAAGGGGCGCCTGGGAAAAGAAGAAACTGACAGGTATGGAGCTGCGGGGCAAGACGTTGGGGCTTATCGGTCTGGGACGGATTGGAAGTGAAGTGGCCCGGCTGGCGCGTGCGTTTGAAATGCAGGTGATCGCTTATGACCCTTACGTGCCCTTGCGGCTTGCCCAGGAGCAAGGCGTAAGGCTGGTGACGCTTGATGAACTGCTTGCCAACAGCGACTTTATCAGCCTGCATACCGCAGGGACTACGGAAACCCATCATCTCATCAACGCTGAGACCCTCGCAAAGATGAAACCGGGCGTTCGCATCATAAACTGCGCGCGCGGAGAGCTGATCAAGGAAAATGATCTTCTCGAGGCATTGGAGACCGGCCACGTTGCCGGGGCCGCTCTGGACGTTTTTGAAAAGGAACCGCCCTCAGATTCCAGGCTGGTGGCCCACCCGAACGTAATTGCCACACCGCATATCGCCGGATCAACGGACGAAGCGCTGGAAATTGTGGGCATCAACATCGCCGAGCAGATTCGGGATTACCTGCGGCTGGGTGTTCCTCGTAACGCCGTCAACATGCCTGCCATCTCGCCTGAAGAGTACAAGAAGATCGAGCCCTACATCCAGCTGGGAGAGAAACTCGGCGCTTTTATAGCCCAGATTGCGAGTGAACGCCTGGAAGAGGTGAAGATCAGCTATGACGGCGGGCTGGCTGAGCTCAATACTCATCTGGTGAAGAACGCCGTGCTCAAAGGCATCCTCAGCAAGCCACTCCTCCATGAGATCAACCTGGTCAACGCAGCCGCATTGGCGCAGGAGCGGGGGATTGAGGTTATAGAGGTCAGAAGCGCGCGTCGCGCCGCCTATTCAAACTCGCTGGGCATCGCACTCTGCACGGATGTTGATTCAACCTCCGTACTGGGCATGGTTGGAATGCGCGGTTTGCGGGTTCTTGGCATCAATGATATCGACATCGAGGCTTCGCTCAAAGGGTTCCTTCTTTTTATTCGCAATCAGGATGTGCCGGGCGTGATTGGCCGCGTGGGAACGATCCTGGGGGCAAACAAGGTCAATATTGCCAGTTTCGCCCTGGGCAGGAGCCGTCAGGCAGGGGAAGCGATTGGCCTGGTCAATATCGATGAGCTGATCTCCCAGGACGTGCTGGATGAGATACGCAAAGTGCCAGCTGTACACTTCGCCTGTGTTGTCGAGGTGTAATACGGAACACCAGGTGTACGCCTTGGGGTCTTTTTTGGGGCGGCGTGGAGTACTGCGGGAGAGATCAGGTCCCTCGCGTCGCACCGCTCTCCGGCCAGCCCTCTTCGGCGCGACACGTGGAAACGCTGCGCCTTTCAGCACTTGAGCGGATGGCTGACCCTTCCACAAATCATCAGGTGAACTTACTCGAGTTCCTCAATCCCGACCAGAAAGTACCTGAACAGGCCTTCACGAAACGGGGTGACTTCGTACCACAGCCGACATCGCACTTCTCGACGGCGATGATGGACGTAAACGCGCCGCTCTTCAGACACTCTCCAAGCCATATCTCACTCCGGACACGAAGCGTTACGTCTGAATGGAGCATTCCGATTGCCAATTCTCGTGCTACCGGTTGTTGCTTATGAGTGACAGGTATGCCACAGGTTGACATCCGGACGAAGGGCCGTTCGCCGGGCGCAAAGTATTGCATGGTTTAAGCTGTGAAGATCCATCTACACCGCTTAACGGGGCCTCTATCGCTGCGATGAGCCGGGTCCATCCTGCAGGATCAGGGCGACACTGGCTAAGTATTCTCTAGCCTGGCGTTTCATCATCTTACTCCGTTGCAGCCCGGCGGAAGAGGCGGTTGCGGAAGGAGAATGTCTTGTGGCAGATTTTCAAACGGCCATGATCTGGGCAAGATCTCTTCAGGCCTTACCATCGAGCCGCGCTTTGGCCCGGATCTTCCGGACGGTTGAATACACCCCGAAGCCGATTATTGCAAAAATGAAGGCATAAACCCATGCGGGAATGTTGCGTCCCACGACAAGCAGGTAGAGATATGCAGAGATGAAAAAGAATGAAGCCGCCAGCACAGGCAAAACGATTGATTTCCTTCGCCGCATGTTTCTGATGATCCAGCCGATACAGAGAGTAAAGAACGGAATGGCACCCACGTAGATCCCGCCAAAAATGGCAGGATTGACGTTGTATTTCCGCCCGAGGTTTGCGGACCAGCTGAGGATCCAGTTCTTAAGCCAGCTTACGCCCAATTGGAATGACGAGTAGCCCAATCCCCGCCCATATTGATCATTCAATCCCCAATGGTAGTTTGCAAAACGGATGGTGAATTTGCCGTCTCTCAGCTTTTCGATTGCCGCTGGCGGACCGAACCTGAGCAGGAACCCACGAAGCCCGCCCGGGTACGCATCGAAGTCCTTTGAATACCATTTGAAGATCGGGCTCACCGTTACCAGATGCCTTTCCGGATAAAATTTATTAAGCGCGGAATTGGCCAGCCACTCTCGGACGTTGGCGTCCAGTTGTTCGTCCAGCCTGGCGGCTACGTAAGCTCCGCTTCTGAGCGGAGGACAACTGCGCGCGGCGCATACCAGAGCGGCATGGATTCTGGGATCTTTCATCTCTCGAAGGCGAGATTCGATTTCATCCAGCGAGACTGATTCTCCGCCCAGCAGGAAGCGACGCGCCTTGAAAGGCGTTTGAGTGTCCCAGATGCTTTGCACCGGGTAATTTTCGATAATCCACTCCATCGTCATGGAGTTGTACGCGTTGATCAGGAGGGCCTTTATTTCATCCGGTGACGATTCCTGCGATCCCTGGTGGCCCAGGTCCCCAACGAATTCCCGGAGCTTCTTCCAGTCCTGCTGTTTCAACTTTGAATAATCCACCAGATGCTGCTGGTTCACGTATTGACGCAGGATTTCGTTCCATGGAGCCGTATCAACTTTGGGCAGCATGGTGGTACCGACCGGTTGCAGAAGGAAAAGCGCGAGAATGACGGGTGCCATGGTCACGGAAAAATGTACCTGTTCTTTCCCAAGTTTAAATATTGCACGAAGACAAGCGATAGACCTGCCCTGGCGCCTCCTCCCTCGTTCTATTGATGAACGACTTCAGGTTCCGTTACACCAAAAATATGCTTTAGTGTCCTGAGGTGATTTTTGGAACATCGTGGCCGGATTCTCGCTTGAGGAAACAAATTGGGAGATGTTAACAAAGCGCGCGGAACTCCCCTGCTGCAGGGCGGAACTATCGCATCTAACGAGTAACATCCTGACCGTGCCGGTGACAAAAGCGCCCCATCTTCTTTGGTCTCTGCAACACGACCTGGAGGAAAGCGTTCATTCCAGCTATTTGTAGTGCCACTGTTTTAGATTTGCGTCGGCGGGTGCGCTGGTGGCGATGTGATCGGCCATAATACGGACCATGTTCTCCTGGGTCGTTGACTGCCAGCCATGGCCTTTTTCGGGCCGCCCGTACTCAAACTTCCCGTCGTAGTAAGGATGGGCGGTGCTCTCCAAAAACTTTTCCAGGTCATAACATGCCAGGTTCAAATAGTAGTTATCCATATCGCCGACATCGATGTGGATTTTGCCCACCAGGCTGGGGCCGACTTTCGCCCAGTTCCGCCGCAAATATTCCGTGAGATCGTAGCCGTGTTCGCGCATGTAGTCGGCCACACTATGGTCAATTTTGCCCGTATGCTTGTCCCAAAGCGGTTTGGGATAGCCGTCTGTGCCGACGGGTCCATACAC
The sequence above is drawn from the Acidobacteriota bacterium genome and encodes:
- the otsB gene encoding trehalose-phosphatase, which codes for MAKTRHIRLRPSDSAPRNDSPKASPSQESLRPQHLFDGWEKVAHRARRARHIVLFLDFDGTLVRLRHKPKEVFLGEATRTVLRNLVRRKRVTLCFISGRQLNDLQLRARVEGAIYFGLHGWERNTGQPPDLPGTRQLRKCMRWVQRQVREIPGIRVEDKGICFGVHYRGARKPAVEKASAIVKEALTGLGPGFGLLAGKKIWEIYPNDMGNKGKAAKDLLQQIPGRKLVFYAGDDTTDETAFALLRNSVTIRVGRFRETKANFYVKGPAEILIFLKKLEEALS
- a CDS encoding trehalose-6-phosphate synthase — encoded protein: MSLTISITLVAFVFAYFQVRSEKRSLRGDLEKRAEILAESLVDNVEPFLASQSWAPLQQLLDRFENREGLDGVAVYDRHGNKIAVASALETQLDIAPYAVRQAIFLDKGVSQFFNLNGVPMEVYALPIRGNDGLQGILAIYHDTSFIEDQSFRLWRDTFLRLLVETLLIAFICLLIIRISILEPVTKTAQWLRALRTGKGLRAASLPAEEFFQPIAHEVTQLAKTLEVARTAAEEEARLREANEAIWTAERLRVHVRNHFRDKPIFAVSNREPYMHVHDGGGIKCLVPASGLVTSLEPILRACDGTWVAAGAGNADRETVDSKDRLRVPPDNPHYTLRRVWLSKEEEQGFYLGFANEGLWPLCHIAHTRPTFREADWRQYKAANQKFARALLQELEGTQEPAVLIHDYHFALLPRMVKEKRPDARVAIFWHIPWPNAEAFGICPWQRELLDGLLGADIAGFHIQNHCNNFLETVDRALECRIEWDRFAVNRRGHFTLVRPFPVSVVFDNEAADTAALAGSPGPEDILKEVGGEGNLMGLGVDRMDYTKGIMERFSGVERFLEKYPAYQKRFTFVQIGAPSRIDIQHYRNLVQEIESEAQRINSRFQRGAWKPIILLKRHHSHQEIVRYYKAADFCMVTSLHDGMNLVAKEFVATRNDGQGVLILSRFTGACRELRDALIVNPYDTEQLAEAIKFALSMDLEEKRLRMQRMRRVVREHNIYRWAARLVRELSEVRLEKPEPLNVR
- a CDS encoding SDR family oxidoreductase is translated as MVDFKDRVAIVTGGTGALGRAVTIDLLKSGTHVAVPYLGESSWQSLRTAGEVLSDRLTGGQVDLGNSSDVDGFISTVFEHHGRVDFLVCVAGGFAAGRSFETDDQAWAHMFDLNLMSVVRILRPVVPLMVRQNFGRIVTISSGAILKGGGAGIVPYAVSKGAVLQLTEILAQELEKYDIRAHCVLPGTMDTEANRKAMPKADFSKWVRTEDVANVIHFLLGDQSRAVRNVAVPVLG
- a CDS encoding glycosyl hydrolase; translated protein: MRARTPCRSFITGVVLGWATLVLPVAPAHAQRGSGQPWMNQRLSAERRADLLIQAMTLKDKVGLVHGVNRKEHPFKGYVGYVPGNPRLHIPALKLADGRAGVGNNATGVTLLPAPIAAAASWDTSLLEAFGQVIGKEQWGKGTNVELGPTIDVVRVPQWGRTFETYGEDPYFNGRMAAAEVKGIQSQGPVANANMYLTMNQENDRFHIDSVVDERTLQEIYLPPFQAAVSSGVGTFMCAYIKTNGVYSCENPHVLADLLKKQLDFGGWVMSDWGGTHSTAASASAGLDQEMPDDHYYGEALEQAVTNGQVSMATLDEHVRRILVTIFRYGLFDREQSGTWESNVRSPEHDAFSRSVAEQGTVLLKNESDILPLSGVSSIAVIGADGEEKSQVEGTGSSAVVAPYVVSPLEGIRKRAGEGINVTYADGSDIAGAARMAKSAEVAIVFVNTVEGEGHDRSNLELPGNQDQLISTVASANPRTIVVLNTGGPVLMPWINHVSSVVEAWYPGQEDGNAIAAILFGDANPAGKLPLTFPRTAEKIPTSTPQQWPGVNGKSIYSEKLNVGYRWYDATGAEPLFPFGFGLSYTTFRLSRLEVTPTRLSKRPGIIHATLDVTNTGRRAGAEVVEAYISQPSNHGEPPRQLCAFAKAFLKPGETRQVHLTVSSTALSYYDTSAHRWILAAGRYRILVGTSSRDLPLQRDVTITDSSH
- the serC gene encoding 3-phosphoserine/phosphohydroxythreonine transaminase: MGRPGGRIFNFSPGPAMLPDAVMLRVQQEFLNYGGIGASIIEISHRSKDFVAVVEEAVALFRELVSLPENYAVLFVHGGARMQFSAIPMNLIGLKPARRAAYVETGVFSGTAIKDAAPYGTIETVASGQNDNFVRIPELDLERIPGDASYLHITTNNTAYGTRWNRFPEAGDIPVVADTTSEILSRVMDYSRFGVVYASLQKNLGPGGTAIVVIRKDLLGHALPMTPPLLDYAAVEKGQSLVNTPSTFNIYFTREVLRWMKHLGGVGEIERRNNQKAQLLYDVLDHSSFYKPLVDKAHRSTMNVTFDLPAPEALEAFLKQAGKEGLYSLKGYRAVGGVRASIYNGMPLEGVEALVSFMKEFEKSHG
- a CDS encoding phosphoglycerate dehydrogenase, with product MKILVADNVSQKAVEVLQSDSSWNVVFLPKQKNLSLTEEIKDADALVVRSATKVDADLLAHAKCLRAIGRAGVGVDNVDLEAATRHGIVVMNTPGGSATSVAEQAVGFLVSLARRIPQADASMKRGAWEKKKLTGMELRGKTLGLIGLGRIGSEVARLARAFEMQVIAYDPYVPLRLAQEQGVRLVTLDELLANSDFISLHTAGTTETHHLINAETLAKMKPGVRIINCARGELIKENDLLEALETGHVAGAALDVFEKEPPSDSRLVAHPNVIATPHIAGSTDEALEIVGINIAEQIRDYLRLGVPRNAVNMPAISPEEYKKIEPYIQLGEKLGAFIAQIASERLEEVKISYDGGLAELNTHLVKNAVLKGILSKPLLHEINLVNAAALAQERGIEVIEVRSARRAAYSNSLGIALCTDVDSTSVLGMVGMRGLRVLGINDIDIEASLKGFLLFIRNQDVPGVIGRVGTILGANKVNIASFALGRSRQAGEAIGLVNIDELISQDVLDEIRKVPAVHFACVVEV
- a CDS encoding DUF547 domain-containing protein; this encodes MAPVILALFLLQPVGTTMLPKVDTAPWNEILRQYVNQQHLVDYSKLKQQDWKKLREFVGDLGHQGSQESSPDEIKALLINAYNSMTMEWIIENYPVQSIWDTQTPFKARRFLLGGESVSLDEIESRLREMKDPRIHAALVCAARSCPPLRSGAYVAARLDEQLDANVREWLANSALNKFYPERHLVTVSPIFKWYSKDFDAYPGGLRGFLLRFGPPAAIEKLRDGKFTIRFANYHWGLNDQYGRGLGYSSFQLGVSWLKNWILSWSANLGRKYNVNPAIFGGIYVGAIPFFTLCIGWIIRNMRRRKSIVLPVLAASFFFISAYLYLLVVGRNIPAWVYAFIFAIIGFGVYSTVRKIRAKARLDGKA